The proteins below are encoded in one region of Dehalococcoidia bacterium:
- a CDS encoding phosphate ABC transporter ATP-binding protein, with the protein IVIVTHNMQQAARVSDMTAFLMMDEDRAGFLVEYGETKQIFTNPREKRTEDYITGRFG; encoded by the coding sequence AATTGTCATCGTCACGCACAACATGCAGCAGGCGGCCCGCGTTTCGGACATGACCGCCTTCTTAATGATGGATGAGGACAGGGCCGGGTTCCTGGTCGAGTACGGCGAGACCAAGCAGATCTTCACGAACCCGAGGGAGAAGCGCACGGAGGACTATATCACCGGCCGGTTCGGATAG